CAAGGCCGACGCGGACAAAAAGCCCGACGGCGCATGGATAAAGGGTGCGCGCTACGCGGAATACTTTCTGGCCGAAAACCGCCACCCCACGCGCCACGACCTGGACCCGGTCAGCCCGGCGAACCCGGTGGTCCTGTTTCACACCTCTTTTCACGCCTGCGTGCTCAACAGCCGGGCGCTGGAAAAATTCGACATAGACAGGAAGAGCGCGACACCCCGAGGCGGCATTATCGAAAAAGACGCCGACGGCGAACCGACGGGCGTGCTCCACGACGAGGCCATGAATGTCGTTTTCAACCGGTTGTTCTCCAATGACATGTCTGCCATGAAAACGCATGAACTTGCGTCCTTCTGCCAACGGGGGGCCCTGCACTTCGCCTCCTGCGGCCTGGTTTTCGCCGCCGATGCCATGGTGGGGCCCCAGTCCCTGGCCATGTACCAGGCAGCCAGGGATGCCGGACAGCTGCCCATCCGGATCTACACCATGAACCTGTCAACCGAGTCGGATGACCTGGTCAACGCCCGGATCAAAACAGGATTCGGCGACCGCAGGCTGCGCATCGGGCCCATCAAGATTTTCGCCGACGGCGGCATGTCCAACCGAACGGCGGCCGTTGGAACACCCTACCTGACGCCCCCCCATGGAAAAGGGCTCAAGATCCAGAGCCGCGAGGAATTGATCGAAAAGGTTCGCGGGTATCACCGGCTTGGCTATCAGATTGCCATCCATGCCCAGGGCGACGAAGGCATCCGCGACACCCTGGACGCCTACGAAGCCGTGCTTGGCAAAACCTCCGGCAACCCGCTGCGCCACCGCATCGAACACGGCGGGTGCATGTACCCCGACCTGTTGCAACGCACTGCGGCCATGCACATCCCGGTGGCGGTCCAGCCGGTGTTTTTCAGCGAACTGGGGGACGGCTTTGTGGAGGCCTTCGGAGCGGAGACGGCCGACCGGCTGTACCCTTTCAAAAGCATGCTGGCAGCAGGCATCCCCCTGGGTGGCAGTTCGGACTGCCCGGTTTCGGAGATAGACCCCCGCAAAGGGCTTTGGGGCGCGGTGGCCCGCTCCACCCCGTCGGGAAACGTCATCGGCCCCGGGGAAGCGCTGACCATGGACGATGCCCTCAGGATGTACACCACCGGATCGGCCTACCTGTCCTTCGACGAAAACGTCAACGGCACCATCGAGGTGGGGAAACACGCCGATTTCACCGTCTTGGCCGAGGACCCGCGCGATGTCCCGCTTGAAACAGTGCCGCAAATACCGTTTGTGATGACGGTGGTCGCTGGAGAGGTCGTCTGGGCGGCGTAAGAGGCTTGTGTCTTTTTCATTATCCAACAGCCCCTTTGACATGCACTGCCTGGAACATTATAATAGGTTTCGAATGGGGCTGTCTCCCTAAACGGCCTCATACCGCTCACCCTTTAATTCGTCCGGACAAATCCTTGTATGAGGGATTACCAATGAAACCTATCAACACCTTTCGCATCTGCCTGGGTTTGCTCGTCGCCCTGACCGCTGGCTGGATAGGCTGCGATAGCGGGGGCGGCGGCAACAGCTACACCGTCAGCGGCACCATTTACGCCCCCTCCAACACCGCCGTCGACTCCGACACCAACGAAATCAACGTCACGCCGGTTTCCAACGACTATTTTGACGGGAACAGCGCGCAAATTTTGAGCAAGAATCCGGTGATCGTCGGCGGCTATGCCAATGTGGCCTACGCAGGCCAACCCGGGAACTCTTTCGAAACCGGCGACACGAGCGACGTTTTCAAAGTGGCGCTGACCGCGAATCAAAGCGTCAACCTGTACATAGCCGATACCAACGCCGCCGACCTCGACCTCTATCTATACGACGAGAATGTAGACCGCGACGCCCCGGAGGCAGTCGCGAGTTCCACCGGTACCGGCGCCAGCGAAAAGGTGCAGGCGACCAGCGCAGGCACCTACTACGTCGAGGTCCGGGCGCACGCCGGGGCCTCCAACTACACCCTGACCACCGGGCAGACCATCGACGCGGCCACGGCCATGGATGCGCGCCTGCAGGAGGATTTTTTGCCGGGCGACGTGGTGGTCGTCTTTCGCGAGGAGGCCCGGGAACGCATCCGCCGGAGCCTGCAGGCGGAGGGGGACGCCTTGTGGGGCCTTGACCGCAAATCCGGTTCTCCCGGAGGCGAAATGGTGCTCGCCGTCACTTCGGAAAACAGGCGGCGCGTCTTTGCGGCGCTCGCCATCGAGCCGGCGGAAGACAACCCGGTGCTGTTCCAGGCGCAGGACCCCCGCAAGCAGCTCAAGTTGGACACCCTGCGAACGATCGACGCCCTGAAAAAACGTGACGACGTACTGACGGCCGAGCCCAACTACCTGCGCCACGCCCTGGAAGCGCCCGACGACGATTACTACCCCCTGCAGTGGCACTACCCGCTCATCCGCCTGCCCCAGGCCTGGGAACTCACCAAGGGCTCATCCGAGGTCATCGTGGCGGTCATCGACACGGGCATCCTCGCCAATCATCCGGATATTAGCAACGCCAAACTGGTGGACGGCTATGACTTCATCTCCGACACGACCATCTCTCTGGACGGCGACGGCATCGACCCCAACCCGCAGGACCCCGGCGACGCCATGGAGGGGGGCAGCTCCTTTCACGGCACCCACGTGGCCGGGACCATCGGCGCCGCCACCAACAACGGCACCGGTGTGGCCGGCGTCACCTGGAACTGCAGGATCATGCCGCTCCGGGCGCTGGGCAACGGTGGCGGTCTGGCCGGCGACATCCGCCAGGCCATCCGATACGCCGCCGGTCTCGACAACGCATCGGGCATCACCCTTCCCCCCTCCCGGCGGGCGGACATCATCAACATGAGCCTGGGGGGATCCTCCCGGTCCGACCTGGACCAACAGGCCATCGATGACGCCAGGGCGCAAGGCGTCATCATCATCGCCGCCGCCGGCAACAGCGCCAGCAGCACCCCCATGTACCCGGCCGCCTACAACCACGTCGTCTCCGTGAGCGCCGTGGGACCGGACAAGACCCTGGCCCCCTATTCCAATTTCGGCGGCACCATCGACGTCGCGGCCCCGGGCGGCGACGCATCCGACGACAGCGACGGCGACGGCTATCCCGACGGCGTTCTGAGCACCGGCGCCGACGACACATCAGGTACGATCAAAATGATCTACAATTTCAAGCAGGGCACCTCCATGGCGACCCCCCACGTGGCCGGCGTGGCCGCCCTGATGAAATCGGTCTATTCCGGTCTGACCCCGGCCATCCTGGACAACCTGATCGCCGGCGGGACGATCACCGAGGATTTGGGCCCGCCAGGCCGCGACAACCAGTTCGGGCACGGCCTCATCGACGCGCTGCAGGCGGTACTCACTGTTTACGCGGGGGAGCTTCCGACCCTGTTGTTTGTCGATCCCCTCTCGCTCAACTTCGGGTCGACGGACACCATCCTGCTTCTTGATGCCAGCAATTATTCCAGTGAAACGCTGACCGATGTTAACGCAACAACGGATGTTGATTGGATTTCCATCGAGGGTTCTTTCGATGAAGCCGGCCAGAGCGGCACCTTCACGATCAGCGTGGATCGGACAGGTCTGGACGATGGCCCCTATGCGGCAACGATTACGTTTACGTCGAGCGTAAACACGGTCCCGGTGCCGGTGCGCATGCAGGTGGGCGACGCCACCGCTGCCGGCAATGCCGGCTATCACTACGTCGTGCTCCTGGACCCCGACACCTTTCAACCCCTTGCCCAGTACGACGTGCCGGCGCCCACCAACGGGGCCTACCACTATCATCTGAAGGCGCCCATGGGGAAATACATCATTTTTGCGGGCACCGACGCGGACAACGACTATTACATCGGCGACGCCGGCGAGTCGTCCGGCGCCTACCCCTCCCTGGATCAGCCGGCGGTCATCCGCCTGTACAGGGATCTCACAGGCTACGATTTCGCCACGTCGTTCAACTTCAACCTGTCGTCCTCACTCCTGGCGAACAAAACGGGAGCGTTTCAACCCATCAGAATCGACGGCGCGGGGGCGGTTGAGAAATGACGGTCCGAATGACGGAAAAGGAAACGATGCCAGCTTGCACCATACTGAAAAAAAAGGGCGGACGGCCTACAGCCTGGGCGGGGGCGGTCCTCCTGCTGCTGCTTGCCACGCTTTTCACCTACGGAATGGGCCGCAAGGCAGACACCCCGCCGCCGGATTTTGCGGTCCATACACTGCTGAGAGGATCACAGTCGGCAGGTAGCGGCAACGGCCCCTCTGCCGAGTGGGTCCGCTCCCGCGATGCCCTCGAGCGGGTTTTCGCCGATGCCGGCTCCCTGCAACTGTCGGCATCCGAATCGGATCAAGCCCCCGACGTCGACCTAGCAGCCTATCGCGTTCTGCTGGTGCGCATGGGACGCAAGCCCACCGCCGGATACGCTGTGCGCTGCCTTACCGAACGCAGCGGCCTGACAAACGGTACGGCCGTCATCACTCTCGAATGGGCCGAACCCCCGCCGGACCGCCTCAATGCCCAGGTCGTGACCAGCCCTTTCGTTCTGCTGAAAATCACCAAGGCAGGCTACAGCCGGGTAAAGCTCGTCGACCAGGACGACCGGACCCTGTTCGAACTGGAAGCGCCGCAGTAGATACCCGTGCCCGTAGGACTCGGCACTGGTTTCACCCTGGAAGGGTGTTGTTTGGATACCAAGGAAATAGGCAAATCCTAAATCCCAATATCTAAATTCCAAACAAATTCAAATAACCAATGACCCAATGACAAAAACAGAAGCCCGACCACCGACGACTTACATCTACCGTTTGGATCTTTTGAATTTCGGTCATTTGATATTGTTTAGGATTTCGGATTTGGTGCTTGGAATTTTATACCCCCTATTTTCGGCACAGCCACATATCTCTGACCTGACACAAAGGACCAGAATTTCAATACTTGATTAAAGCTGTTAGGCGGACAGGACGCTGGGAGGATAGGAGGCCGGCTTCCCAGCGTCCCAGCCTCCTAGCGTTCCAGCCTCCCATCCTCACTCCTTGCTTCTTCGCTCTTTGTACCCTTCGTACTGCAACGACTTGGCGTTCGTTTTCTGCTTTTGACGAACCGCCGCAGGCGCTCCCAGGAAGGTTTCACGAACCATGGACTTCAATCCGTCCACTTCCTCTTCAAGATTCTGTTCCACCCGTTCCGACTGCACGCTTTGATTGAGACGTTTCTTTTCCTTGTAATAGGTTTCTATCTTCGACAGGGCCTCTTTTTCGGCGCCGGCCTTGACGTCGGCGGCCACGGCCTCCCTCAGCCGGTTGTAGTCCTCCTGGATCACCTTGTCTTCCCAGGTCTGCCTGTGGATCGAAGAGAGCGCCGCGGCGCGGTCCCCGGTACAGGTAACGGTCAGGGCCTTTTTCAAGGGCTCCCTGAAAAAGGTGCCTTTGCTCACGTAGCTTATCCAGATACCTTCCAGTTTGTACGCATTTTCGAGGACCGGCGATGCCTGAAACCGCAGAAACACCTTCCGGGAGCGCCCGGACAAAAGGTCGCCCGGATACACGGCATAGTGCCCGGGATATTCTTTGAAGCTGAATCCGCCCGCACTCAGCAACCGCACCCCCGGCACCTTGGGGATGTGGATTTCCAGCCCGGTGGCGGCCACATGCCTGGCGCTCATGAACTCGTGCTCGAAAACGGCGGCAAAGGCATCCGGGTTTTCCAGGTAGTGGTAGGTTCCCGCCCCCTGATCGGCGATGTGGGCCATCAACTGCTCGTTGAAACTGTCCCCCACGCCCACGGTAGCCACCGAAAAATTTTCCTCGAGGGCGATGGACGCCATGCGCCCGAGCGCCAGGGGGTCGACGATCCCGCGGTTGGCCAGGCCGTCCGATATGAGAATGACCTTGCGAATCCGGGTCCCGGCAGGCTCGGACAGAATCGTGTCCAACCCGGTCCGGAGTCCTCCTCCCAGATTGGTGGCGCCCCCGGCATAGATGTCGTGAACCATCTGGCGCAGCACGGATCGGTTTTGCGTTGTCAAGAACATCAACGGTGCGTGCCTGCGAACGTCGTCGGCATAGCTCACGAGGCTCAATCGGTCCTCCTGAGACAGCAGGCCGATAAGATTGTTCGCGGCCCGCACGGCGTCGCTCAGTTTCCGGCCCTGCATGGAACCGCTCCTGTCCAGGACCAGGACGATGTCCACCCGGTGTTCGGTCAACGGTTCCCGGGGTCCTGTTGCGGCGGCACGCAGTTCAAGATTGAGCTCGAA
This sequence is a window from Deltaproteobacteria bacterium. Protein-coding genes within it:
- a CDS encoding amidohydrolase, with the translated sequence MLDTIFYNGRICTLDNRNAVYEAVGVSQGKIAALGTNRDLKPHTGPRTETIDVKGAVMYPGFMEAHNHLAIFAYLLDGIDLSAKNAGKMDDVLERVKADADKKPDGAWIKGARYAEYFLAENRHPTRHDLDPVSPANPVVLFHTSFHACVLNSRALEKFDIDRKSATPRGGIIEKDADGEPTGVLHDEAMNVVFNRLFSNDMSAMKTHELASFCQRGALHFASCGLVFAADAMVGPQSLAMYQAARDAGQLPIRIYTMNLSTESDDLVNARIKTGFGDRRLRIGPIKIFADGGMSNRTAAVGTPYLTPPHGKGLKIQSREELIEKVRGYHRLGYQIAIHAQGDEGIRDTLDAYEAVLGKTSGNPLRHRIEHGGCMYPDLLQRTAAMHIPVAVQPVFFSELGDGFVEAFGAETADRLYPFKSMLAAGIPLGGSSDCPVSEIDPRKGLWGAVARSTPSGNVIGPGEALTMDDALRMYTTGSAYLSFDENVNGTIEVGKHADFTVLAEDPRDVPLETVPQIPFVMTVVAGEVVWAA
- a CDS encoding S8 family serine peptidase; this encodes MKPINTFRICLGLLVALTAGWIGCDSGGGGNSYTVSGTIYAPSNTAVDSDTNEINVTPVSNDYFDGNSAQILSKNPVIVGGYANVAYAGQPGNSFETGDTSDVFKVALTANQSVNLYIADTNAADLDLYLYDENVDRDAPEAVASSTGTGASEKVQATSAGTYYVEVRAHAGASNYTLTTGQTIDAATAMDARLQEDFLPGDVVVVFREEARERIRRSLQAEGDALWGLDRKSGSPGGEMVLAVTSENRRRVFAALAIEPAEDNPVLFQAQDPRKQLKLDTLRTIDALKKRDDVLTAEPNYLRHALEAPDDDYYPLQWHYPLIRLPQAWELTKGSSEVIVAVIDTGILANHPDISNAKLVDGYDFISDTTISLDGDGIDPNPQDPGDAMEGGSSFHGTHVAGTIGAATNNGTGVAGVTWNCRIMPLRALGNGGGLAGDIRQAIRYAAGLDNASGITLPPSRRADIINMSLGGSSRSDLDQQAIDDARAQGVIIIAAAGNSASSTPMYPAAYNHVVSVSAVGPDKTLAPYSNFGGTIDVAAPGGDASDDSDGDGYPDGVLSTGADDTSGTIKMIYNFKQGTSMATPHVAGVAALMKSVYSGLTPAILDNLIAGGTITEDLGPPGRDNQFGHGLIDALQAVLTVYAGELPTLLFVDPLSLNFGSTDTILLLDASNYSSETLTDVNATTDVDWISIEGSFDEAGQSGTFTISVDRTGLDDGPYAATITFTSSVNTVPVPVRMQVGDATAAGNAGYHYVVLLDPDTFQPLAQYDVPAPTNGAYHYHLKAPMGKYIIFAGTDADNDYYIGDAGESSGAYPSLDQPAVIRLYRDLTGYDFATSFNFNLSSSLLANKTGAFQPIRIDGAGAVEK
- a CDS encoding protease complex subunit PrcB family protein; the protein is MTEKETMPACTILKKKGGRPTAWAGAVLLLLLATLFTYGMGRKADTPPPDFAVHTLLRGSQSAGSGNGPSAEWVRSRDALERVFADAGSLQLSASESDQAPDVDLAAYRVLLVRMGRKPTAGYAVRCLTERSGLTNGTAVITLEWAEPPPDRLNAQVVTSPFVLLKITKAGYSRVKLVDQDDRTLFELEAPQ
- a CDS encoding VWA domain-containing protein, translated to MKTTRFCMMTMVMVLTAMTGIMPVSAHAAGRDTTGAQALQVVDFSGNLVQEKIYRYGDGIFELNLELRAAATGPREPLTEHRVDIVLVLDRSGSMQGRKLSDAVRAANNLIGLLSQEDRLSLVSYADDVRRHAPLMFLTTQNRSVLRQMVHDIYAGGATNLGGGLRTGLDTILSEPAGTRIRKVILISDGLANRGIVDPLALGRMASIALEENFSVATVGVGDSFNEQLMAHIADQGAGTYHYLENPDAFAAVFEHEFMSARHVAATGLEIHIPKVPGVRLLSAGGFSFKEYPGHYAVYPGDLLSGRSRKVFLRFQASPVLENAYKLEGIWISYVSKGTFFREPLKKALTVTCTGDRAAALSSIHRQTWEDKVIQEDYNRLREAVAADVKAGAEKEALSKIETYYKEKKRLNQSVQSERVEQNLEEEVDGLKSMVRETFLGAPAAVRQKQKTNAKSLQYEGYKERRSKE